Genomic DNA from Harpia harpyja isolate bHarHar1 chromosome 13, bHarHar1 primary haplotype, whole genome shotgun sequence:
AATCACTTCCACCTGTAGCCTGGCTGAGCCCTGCCCCTCATCAGGGATGGTAAGAAAAGGAGCTCAAACACCTGCACCATGACCTTGCAAAAGAACCATCTGGAAACACACAGTGGACAGTTTTTGCTAGCTATTTCTGGAAGCACACTCAGAGCACATTGAAACTTCCTGCAGTGACCAGGTGTTGCACATGGGACATACACAGATGTTTTGCCAACAGGGCTTAAGGCATCTCAGCCTTTGTCTTTCAGGGGAAACCCAAAAGCACAGTGTTTATCTGAAGGCTATACACAGGACCACCCAATCATTTTTTCTGCAACAGGTTGGTAGTTTCTTGCTGGAATGAATAAAGGACAGAAGCCACATTTATTGCATTAATCTCCGTACCAGGAGACtcaaaatgatttttatttctcccttatATTGCGTTTCTGTAACTTTTACAGTATTAAAATGATTAACAAAAGCataaaactggaaacaaaaacaaTCATTGAGAGTGTCTCCTCCGGCACTCCAAGGCCCATCATCAGCAGGGGCTGCGCTTGTGTATTCGCACCCACACAGAGAGGCTGAGACTCAGTCCTTCTAACAGGACGCACTCTGTTCTCAGAAGGGAATAAACTGCCTTTCCCAGGAAGCAGGAAGGCACTCAAGGCATGGGCTACTTTTAAGCCTGGCTGGTGGGAATCCTCAAGACAAGGTCCTGGTTCTTCACTGGATAAGCACTCTCAGGGCACGTGCTTTAGATATCCATGTCAAACTGCTCTTCCTCACCTGTTGAGGGGGACAAAAACCACAAATGAGTCCTCAAAGTTTCACATTAGACACcaaatattttattgaagaaaCAACCATCAGCTGTGCTTCAGAAACATGACAGTTTGGACTTCGCATTGATGACAATCACTGGTTCTGTTACCAAAGACACAAAAGCATATTTCACAACTTATTATCTGTACAGCTGTTACCACAGCTCACACAATTTGACAGGATGCCAACATGAGCAGCGATGATCTATTCCTGAGACAGGGCTTCTTTGGAAGAGTCATACCCAAGCTGGCATCCAGCATGCAGCCTGCATTTCAGTTTGCCAGAGAATCCAGTGAGCCACTAAAGGTCACAACTGTGTGTAGAAAAACATTAAGCAATACTGACTCTGGAAAGATTTTGCTTAGACTGAGCATGGAAGCCAACTAATGAGCATTCAGATCTTTATTTTTAGACAGAAGATAATCGTACTCAGTAGTTTCAGGTTGCTTCAAGAAGTGATCtcacataactttaaaaaaaacattcaagaGCAATACTTTCTCATGTTGCTACTACAGTGCCTTTAGTTAAGTGTTTGTGTGCACAGAGTGGCCAACAACCTCTGTTCTGTGGACTAACCTCTACCTTGCTATCTTACACACTCCTGCAAGCTTCTACTGAACCCACTAAAGACAACAACGAATACTGGATAACTGATATATACAAAGAAGGTATTATATCCTAGCTACATAATTGAGCTCACTTGTATACCAGAAGCCTCGGTGtcaaaaaaagagcagaaggaaTTTACAAGTCAGGCTGATATTAAAAACCCCAAGCAAATCCTACTCTGAATTGTAAGCTGatctttttgaaaaatgcaaagcagctgtgaaacaGTCCAGTACAGAGGCAGGCAGCAACAGCTGCACCCATTCTCTCACCACAGAATTATTAATCCAGTAGCAGTTTCCCAAATGCTAAATTAATGAGAATTAAGTGATTATAGTAAATTATACTTAACTAACTGAAAAAAGTCACATTACTGGGAACCACAGCAGACCCTAATAGCCATGAGAACCTAATTACCTAGTAACATCAAGCACACTTTAATTTTGCAAGAAGTTATCAGAGTATTGACCATAGCTCATAGGGATTTCCTGGCTCCATTCCATGTGTAAACTTTGGTATTTCTAGGAACCAGCAGTGCACTTCACCAGTTTTTTGCCTGTGCTCACCTGTGCTCACTTTCTCATCACAGTTTTGGACATGGTTGTTCTCAATCTTCAACTCCTCCACATTTGGGCTTGTAACTCCTGGAATGTCCGGAAGGTGAGAAGGTGGTGTTTTGGCAACTGGAGAATTGCGGCACTCCATCAAAAACTTACGATCATAAATAATCCTGGTACCTGGGGGGAGACAAAAACACCGTCAGATTTTAGCATTTTGACACATGAATACAGCTGGGCCATCTTCACAGCTAGATGTGTAGAGCAACAGCAGGAGTCATATTTAAAGTGTTACCTATTATTTAGTACTTACTCTGTTCATTTTGTGCTACCTTACAAGAAAGCCAGATACCATTAACACTGTATTTGCCAAAAAAAGGTATGAAGTATCAGGTAGCCAAGTAATAGCTAATGCTACCAGTCTGCTGCACAGAAAGAACAAGACTCCAAAACCCGGACCGGTGCCACATGCAGCAGATCCAGCCCTTTCTACCTAACCCAAGGTCACAACACCACCCACAGAAACCAGAGTAGATTGAATTGAATTTCTGCTCATGAACATAACAGGCTTTTGTAAGTTGTCAGGAGCTGAAAACTGTAGGTAGACACAAGCATCAGGTATACATCAGGTAAAAGGACAAGGCAGTGCCTCCTTATGTCACTCTGACCATTGCCCAGCAGAAATTCCTGTACAGGCATTTGCTTTTGCATACGAGGTGCTGGCTGTCCAGCACAGTTACATGGCACCTTTCAAAAGGCTTGAATACAGAGAGCTGTTAATGCCCATCTGTTTTAATGGTTAACCAGACCGCAGCCTACCCTCCCTGCCCTGTGTGGAACAAGCCAGCTCCAGCACATTACAGCAAGCCTCTGCAGGAATAGAGCTCGGCTCCGGGCATGGATTTCTAGGAATACCACTGGACTGAACAGCCTGTTCCTTATAAAGGAATTGCATTGGAAGAAGCACAGAAACCACACACAGAAAAGGGATCCCTCCAAACAGACCGCAGCCTTAGCCCATAAAGTactggaaaacaattttttctttccccaagagGAGGACTGCAAACCCTCTCTCTGGATCAGGCCCTTACTGCTCTGCTCCTGTTCCAGCAAGAGGGAAAggcaacttcttgtgcactccctgAAAAGCATTAACTAAAAGTACATAGGTGCAAGCAAACAAGCTCCCATTAATATCTGTCCTGGAACATTAAACTCACTTTATTTTGAAGCATGGCTATAAAATAATGTAACTGGGTATCGTGTTTCAAGAAA
This window encodes:
- the EIF4EBP1 gene encoding eukaryotic translation initiation factor 4E-binding protein 1, which encodes MSGRCCQGQTPSRDIPGPGKCLALPDGAPLPPGDYSTTPGGTVFGTTPGGTRIIYDRKFLMECRNSPVAKTPPSHLPDIPGVTSPNVEELKIENNHVQNCDEKVSTGEEEQFDMDI